One region of Paraburkholderia phymatum STM815 genomic DNA includes:
- a CDS encoding flavin-containing monooxygenase — translation MAVKTTSIDTLVVGAGQAGIAMSEHLSNIGVPHLVLERARIAERWRTGRWDSLVANGPAWHDRFPNREFPEVDPDGFASKEQVADYFVEYAKQFNAPIRTGVEVKKVVRNVGHQGFTVETSDGTFEASRVVVATGPFQRPVIPAIAPKSERLTQIHSADYRNPQQLPEGNVVVVGAGSSGVQIADELQRAGRRVYLSVGPHDRPPRAYRGRDFCWWLGVLGEWDAEVMRPGKEHVTIAVSGARGGHTVDFRRLAHQGVTLVGLTKSFDGTVVTFNADLADNIARGDENYLSLLDAADAYAVRNGLALPEEPEARIIPPDPACLIDPIFELDLVEAGVTSIIWATGYAVDFGWLQVDAFDEKGKPKHQRGVSKEPGIYFLGLPWLSRRGSAFIWGVWHDAKHIADHIATQRKYLAYYDAAHSHAQPQRETGATEPKVRKVSEMNLS, via the coding sequence ATGGCAGTGAAAACAACGTCAATCGATACGCTCGTGGTCGGCGCCGGACAGGCTGGCATCGCAATGAGCGAACACCTGAGCAATATCGGCGTGCCTCATCTGGTTCTGGAACGCGCGCGCATCGCTGAGCGGTGGCGCACGGGACGCTGGGATTCGCTGGTCGCCAATGGCCCGGCCTGGCACGATCGCTTTCCGAATCGCGAGTTCCCGGAAGTCGACCCGGACGGCTTCGCATCGAAAGAGCAGGTCGCGGATTACTTCGTCGAGTACGCGAAGCAATTCAATGCGCCGATCCGAACCGGCGTCGAAGTGAAGAAGGTCGTGCGTAATGTGGGCCACCAGGGCTTTACCGTCGAGACGTCCGACGGAACGTTCGAAGCCAGTCGCGTCGTCGTGGCGACGGGCCCGTTCCAGCGCCCGGTCATTCCCGCGATTGCGCCGAAGTCGGAGCGTCTCACGCAAATTCATTCCGCCGACTATCGCAATCCGCAGCAACTGCCTGAAGGGAACGTGGTGGTCGTGGGAGCGGGTTCGTCCGGCGTGCAGATCGCGGATGAACTGCAGCGCGCGGGCAGGCGCGTGTATCTGTCGGTCGGTCCGCATGACCGGCCACCGCGCGCGTATCGCGGCCGCGATTTCTGCTGGTGGCTCGGCGTGCTTGGCGAATGGGATGCCGAAGTGATGCGCCCCGGCAAAGAGCACGTGACGATCGCCGTGAGCGGCGCGCGTGGCGGGCATACCGTCGACTTCCGCCGTCTCGCGCATCAGGGCGTGACGCTGGTCGGTTTGACGAAATCATTCGACGGCACGGTCGTGACCTTCAACGCCGATCTGGCGGACAACATCGCACGCGGCGACGAGAACTATCTGTCGCTGCTGGATGCAGCGGATGCCTATGCCGTGCGCAACGGCCTGGCGCTTCCCGAAGAACCTGAGGCGCGCATCATTCCGCCCGATCCGGCTTGTCTGATCGACCCGATTTTCGAACTCGATCTGGTCGAGGCGGGCGTGACGTCGATCATCTGGGCAACCGGTTATGCCGTCGATTTCGGCTGGTTGCAAGTCGATGCGTTCGACGAGAAGGGCAAACCGAAGCACCAGCGCGGCGTGTCGAAAGAACCGGGGATTTATTTTCTCGGTCTTCCGTGGCTGTCGCGCCGCGGCTCGGCGTTCATCTGGGGCGTCTGGCACGACGCAAAGCATATTGCCGATCACATCGCCACGCAGCGCAAATACCTTGCTTACTACGATGCGGCGCACTCTCACGCGCAGCCGCAACGCGAGACGGGCGCAACCGAACCGAAGGTTCGCAAGGTCAGCGAAATGAACCTGAGCTGA
- a CDS encoding ABC transporter substrate-binding protein: MRTPINAQRAALAALSVFAFAAAHASAAETLSVVTFGGAYEAAAKKAYFEPFTQATGVGFSTESYDGGLAKLSAMEQAKNTTWDLIDLETNDAITACDEGLLKKFDKTTLGKTSDFIPGSISDCAVASMVWSTVFAYDASKLKTAPTSVNDFFDLQKFPGKRGLRKSPKVSMEWALIADGVDPNDVYKVLATPAGVDRAFRKLDTIKKNIVWWESGAQAPQLLADGAVVMTQAYNGRIDDAAKKDNKPFKAVWDAQVYDFDWWGIPTGARHSDTAAKFIVSASQPKAYADLSKYIAYAPPRKDAIALVDKQRLTDLPTAPQNFKRALQINASFWADNADQINKRFQTWLTQ; encoded by the coding sequence ATGCGCACTCCCATCAACGCACAACGTGCCGCACTTGCCGCACTTTCCGTGTTCGCTTTCGCCGCTGCTCATGCGAGCGCAGCGGAAACGCTATCCGTCGTGACGTTCGGCGGCGCCTACGAGGCGGCGGCGAAAAAAGCCTATTTCGAGCCGTTCACGCAAGCGACAGGCGTAGGCTTCTCGACGGAATCCTACGACGGCGGCCTCGCAAAACTCTCCGCGATGGAGCAGGCGAAGAACACGACATGGGACCTGATCGACCTTGAAACGAACGATGCGATTACCGCCTGCGACGAAGGTCTGTTGAAGAAGTTCGACAAGACAACGCTGGGCAAGACCAGCGATTTCATTCCCGGCTCGATCAGCGATTGCGCGGTGGCGAGCATGGTCTGGTCCACCGTCTTCGCTTACGATGCGAGCAAGCTGAAGACCGCGCCGACCTCCGTCAACGACTTCTTCGACCTGCAGAAATTCCCGGGCAAGCGTGGTCTGCGCAAGTCGCCGAAGGTATCGATGGAATGGGCGCTGATTGCAGACGGCGTCGATCCGAACGACGTGTACAAGGTGCTTGCCACACCGGCTGGCGTCGATCGCGCGTTCAGGAAGCTCGATACGATCAAGAAGAACATCGTCTGGTGGGAATCGGGCGCGCAGGCGCCGCAACTGCTGGCAGACGGCGCGGTGGTAATGACGCAGGCTTACAACGGCCGCATCGACGATGCCGCGAAGAAGGACAACAAGCCGTTCAAGGCGGTGTGGGATGCACAGGTCTATGACTTCGACTGGTGGGGCATTCCAACGGGCGCGAGACATTCGGATACGGCGGCGAAGTTCATCGTCTCCGCTTCGCAGCCGAAGGCTTATGCCGATCTGTCGAAGTACATCGCCTATGCACCGCCGCGCAAGGATGCCATCGCGCTTGTCGACAAACAGCGTCTGACCGATCTTCCAACTGCGCCGCAGAATTTCAAGCGCGCGTTGCAGATCAACGCGAGCTTCTGGGCCGACAACGCGGACCAGATCAACAAGCGTTTCCAGACATGGCTGACCCAGTAA
- a CDS encoding SRPBCC family protein, whose translation MANPARTISLQALMDDLQTGCERSFSEARSMPPGVYTSAEFLAMEERNIFAHEWLCVGRASALSEPGDYLTARIATQPIVVLRDEQRQLKAMSNVCLHRMSVLLEGRGNVRRIVCPYHAWNYSLDGALKGAPLMDRQADFCKESYRLPAVRCEEWQGWIYVTLDDSAPPVHAQLAELNELIGAYGMSGYIETFYEEHVWDTNWKILAENFMESYHLPMLHRATVGPHSRLEEMECPPGLPAFNYHWITKEASLPIGNAHPDNTRLTGHWRKTTALLAIYPTHLVTLTPGYFWYLVLQPEGVGRVHIRFGGGLAPEFIADPQAQAHMDTLKKLLDDVNAEDRRGVEAVFRGVHAPLAKPGHLSHLERPNYDFARYLAAKLRTH comes from the coding sequence ATGGCAAATCCGGCAAGGACGATCTCACTACAAGCGCTCATGGACGACCTGCAGACCGGTTGCGAACGGTCATTCAGCGAAGCGCGCTCGATGCCGCCGGGTGTGTATACGTCCGCTGAATTTCTTGCGATGGAAGAGCGGAATATCTTCGCGCACGAATGGCTGTGTGTCGGCCGCGCAAGTGCGTTGAGCGAGCCCGGCGACTATCTGACCGCGCGCATCGCCACGCAACCGATCGTCGTGCTGCGCGACGAGCAGAGGCAACTGAAGGCGATGTCCAACGTCTGCCTGCATCGCATGTCGGTGCTGCTGGAAGGACGCGGCAACGTGCGGCGGATCGTGTGTCCGTACCACGCATGGAATTATTCGCTCGACGGCGCGCTGAAAGGCGCACCGCTGATGGACCGGCAAGCGGACTTCTGCAAGGAGAGTTATCGTTTGCCCGCGGTGCGCTGCGAGGAATGGCAAGGCTGGATCTATGTGACGCTCGACGACAGCGCGCCGCCCGTTCATGCGCAGCTCGCTGAGTTGAACGAGCTGATCGGCGCATACGGGATGTCCGGCTACATCGAAACATTCTATGAAGAGCACGTGTGGGATACGAACTGGAAAATCCTCGCCGAGAACTTCATGGAGAGCTATCACCTGCCGATGCTCCATCGCGCGACGGTCGGCCCCCATTCGCGTCTCGAAGAGATGGAATGCCCGCCGGGCTTGCCTGCCTTCAACTATCACTGGATCACGAAGGAAGCGTCGTTGCCCATTGGCAATGCGCATCCCGACAACACAAGGCTCACGGGGCACTGGCGCAAGACCACTGCCTTACTCGCGATCTATCCCACGCATCTCGTGACGCTCACGCCGGGCTACTTCTGGTATCTCGTGTTGCAGCCTGAAGGCGTGGGGCGCGTGCACATTCGCTTCGGCGGCGGGCTGGCGCCGGAATTCATCGCCGATCCGCAAGCCCAGGCGCATATGGACACGCTGAAAAAGCTGCTCGATGACGTCAACGCGGAAGACCGGCGCGGCGTGGAGGCGGTATTTCGCGGCGTGCACGCACCGCTTGCGAAGCCGGGCCATCTGAGCCATCTCGAACGCCCCAACTACGACTTCGCGCGTTATCTCGCGGCGAAGCTCCGCACGCATTGA
- a CDS encoding ABC transporter ATP-binding protein — MSNPPYISFSGVSKSYDGAHFVVDDLNLDVRKGEFLSLLGPSGSGKTTTLMMLAGFEGPTQGEIRLDGRRLDDKPPHLRDIGMVFQNYALFPHMTIAENVAFPLSVRHVSRAEQKSRVQRALDMIELPHLANRRPAQLSGGQQQRVALARALVFEPSVVLMDEPLGALDKRLRETMQYEIMRLHRELSLTIVYVTHDQAEALTMSDRVAVFSDGRIQQAATPSELYENAQNAFVANFVGENNGLTGRVVDVSDDRATLALADGSIIRGRCESGLREGDEAMLALRPERAHIPSAEGTHADGHSNVVRARVEELVYCGDHHRVHLKLGSRDAIVVKVPNTQRHALPSPGDTVEVAWRHDDCKILAMTASALRSAPANYSSTYPIPSIMTTAPAGAN, encoded by the coding sequence ATGTCAAACCCTCCCTACATTTCGTTTTCGGGCGTGAGCAAATCGTATGACGGCGCGCACTTCGTCGTCGACGATCTGAACCTCGACGTACGCAAGGGCGAATTCCTGTCGCTGCTCGGGCCGTCGGGTTCAGGCAAGACGACCACGCTCATGATGCTCGCAGGCTTCGAGGGGCCGACGCAAGGCGAGATTCGACTCGACGGACGCCGGCTCGACGACAAGCCGCCGCATCTGCGCGACATCGGCATGGTGTTCCAGAACTATGCCCTCTTCCCGCATATGACGATTGCGGAGAACGTCGCATTTCCGCTTTCGGTGCGTCATGTGAGCCGCGCCGAACAGAAATCGCGCGTGCAACGCGCACTCGATATGATCGAGTTGCCTCATCTCGCGAATCGCCGTCCCGCACAACTTTCCGGCGGACAGCAGCAGCGGGTTGCGCTCGCGCGAGCGCTCGTCTTCGAGCCGAGCGTCGTGCTGATGGATGAGCCGCTCGGCGCACTCGACAAACGCCTGCGCGAAACGATGCAATACGAAATCATGCGGCTGCATCGCGAACTCTCGCTGACGATCGTCTACGTGACGCACGATCAGGCGGAAGCGCTGACCATGTCAGACCGTGTCGCGGTGTTCTCCGATGGCCGCATCCAGCAGGCGGCGACACCGAGCGAGCTATATGAGAATGCGCAGAACGCGTTCGTCGCGAACTTCGTCGGCGAGAACAATGGGCTGACGGGGCGCGTCGTCGACGTGAGCGACGATCGCGCCACCCTCGCGCTTGCGGACGGCAGCATCATTCGCGGCCGTTGCGAAAGCGGTCTGCGCGAAGGCGATGAAGCGATGCTCGCGTTGCGCCCCGAACGCGCGCATATTCCCAGCGCCGAAGGCACGCACGCCGACGGTCACAGCAACGTGGTGCGCGCCCGTGTCGAAGAGCTGGTGTATTGCGGCGATCATCATCGCGTCCATCTGAAGCTCGGCTCGCGCGACGCCATCGTGGTGAAGGTTCCCAATACGCAGCGCCACGCGCTGCCCTCTCCTGGCGATACGGTCGAAGTCGCGTGGCGCCACGACGATTGCAAGATTCTCGCAATGACAGCCAGCGCGCTGCGCAGCGCGCCCGCGAACTATTCCTCGACGTATCCCATACCTTCCATCATGACGACCGCACCCGCAGGAGCCAACTGA
- a CDS encoding LysR family transcriptional regulator, translating to MENHPLRYSLRQLRYFVVTAEALSFTAAAKRLHISQPSISTALADLESSFGVQLFIRHHASGLSLTQAGRDLLGQARNLLKIAEELQMTAKEMDGGMTGSIALGCLVSLAPPLMPRLISRFASEYAGISFRTVEAHQDGLLRGLHDGSLDIALTYSLDLTEDIAFTPLLSLPPYVILPTSHRLARARKVSLADLLHEPYVMLDLPHSREYFAALFDAVGSRPVPAFRSSQPEVVRGMVANGLGYSILNFPLKSNRTVDGEDFVVKRFKDTVNATTLGIAQSRTMRPRQVVHRFASFCETYIRRLHLDT from the coding sequence ATGGAAAACCACCCCCTGCGTTACTCGCTTCGCCAGTTGCGCTATTTCGTCGTCACTGCCGAAGCGCTGTCGTTCACGGCCGCCGCCAAACGGCTTCATATCTCGCAGCCGTCGATCTCCACGGCGCTGGCGGACCTCGAATCGTCGTTCGGCGTGCAGCTCTTTATCCGGCATCACGCGAGCGGCCTGTCGCTCACGCAAGCCGGACGCGATCTGTTGGGACAGGCGCGCAATCTTCTGAAGATCGCCGAAGAGTTGCAGATGACCGCCAAGGAAATGGACGGCGGCATGACGGGCTCGATCGCGCTCGGGTGCCTCGTGTCGCTCGCGCCGCCGCTGATGCCGAGGCTCATCAGCCGTTTCGCCAGCGAATACGCGGGCATTTCGTTCCGCACCGTCGAAGCGCATCAGGACGGTTTATTGCGAGGCCTGCACGACGGCTCGCTGGACATAGCCTTGACCTATAGCCTGGATCTCACCGAAGACATTGCCTTCACGCCGCTCCTGTCGCTGCCGCCATACGTGATCCTGCCGACGTCTCACCGCCTCGCCCGCGCGCGCAAGGTCTCGCTCGCCGACCTGCTGCACGAGCCTTACGTGATGCTGGATTTGCCGCATAGCCGTGAGTATTTCGCCGCGCTGTTCGATGCGGTCGGCAGCAGGCCGGTGCCGGCGTTCCGCTCGTCGCAGCCGGAGGTAGTGCGCGGCATGGTGGCGAACGGCCTCGGCTACAGCATCCTCAACTTTCCGTTGAAATCGAACCGCACCGTCGACGGCGAGGACTTCGTGGTCAAACGCTTCAAGGACACCGTCAACGCGACGACGCTCGGCATCGCGCAATCGCGAACGATGCGGCCGCGGCAAGTGGTCCACCGCTTCGCGTCGTTCTGCGAGACCTATATCCGCCGGCTCCATCTGGATACGTAA
- a CDS encoding RidA family protein: protein MSQPTHTRIRMFNTKDTYPNQSLDNDLCQAVRAGNTVYVRGQVGTDFDGRLVGLGDPRAQAEQAMKNVKQLLEEAGSDLSHVVKTTTFLTDIRYREPVYQEVGKWLKGVFPISTGLVVTALGQAQWLMEIDVIAVIPDGWTPAQA, encoded by the coding sequence ATGAGCCAACCTACGCATACCCGTATCCGCATGTTCAACACGAAGGACACGTACCCGAATCAGTCGCTCGACAACGACCTGTGTCAGGCGGTGCGCGCCGGCAACACGGTCTACGTGCGCGGCCAGGTGGGTACCGACTTCGATGGCCGTCTCGTCGGGCTTGGCGATCCGCGCGCGCAGGCCGAGCAGGCGATGAAGAACGTCAAGCAGTTGCTCGAAGAAGCGGGCAGCGACCTCTCGCATGTCGTGAAGACCACCACGTTTCTTACCGACATCCGCTATCGCGAGCCGGTGTACCAGGAAGTCGGCAAGTGGCTCAAGGGCGTGTTTCCCATTTCGACGGGCCTCGTGGTGACGGCGTTGGGCCAGGCGCAATGGCTGATGGAAATCGACGTGATCGCGGTCATTCCGGATGGCTGGACGCCGGCCCAGGCGTGA